ATATAGGCGAGTACCTGCGCCGCCGCCAAGTATGATTCCTAGGACTCGTTTCACAAAAAAGACCTCACGTCTGCCTTTGACCTCTCCGTCAAGTGTATGACTGGAGGGGGGCTCTCGAAAAGTAACGATACGAACTTTTTCGAGATTTTTTCCCCAAAATCCATCATAGGTCTGATTTTTGCGCTTGTGGTTTTAAGGTTTGGGAATCTTTTCCTTAAGAGCGATCGCCTAAAGGAAAATTCCCCTGGGATCAGGGTAATCTGGTCAGAATTTCAAGGAAGCTCCCCTTCCATCTCCTTGGGCCAGACTGATAAAATAATCCTTTGGCTTTTCCTTCGCACAGATTATTTTCCCTAATGACTTCCCCTAATTCTCGCCTTACCCTCGGTGTCAATATTGACCATGTCGCCACAATTCGCCAAGCCCGCCGCACGGTGGAGCCGGATCCGGTGACAGCTGCTGCCCTGGCGGAATTGGGCGGTGCTGACGGGATTACGGTACACCTGCGGGAAGACCGCCGCCATATCCAGGACCGGGATGTGCAAATTTTGCGCCAGACGGTACAGTCCCACCTGAATTTGGAGATGGCCCCCACTAACGAAATGGTGGCGATCGCCCTCGATATTAAACCCGACTATGTGACTTTGGTGCCGGAAAAACGCGAGGAAATCACCACGGAAGGGGGCATTGATATCGTCGGTAATTTTGCCCGCTTTCAAGCTGTGACGGCGCAACTCCAGGGGGCGGGCATTCCGGTAAGTTGGTTTATCGATGCGGAACTAGACCAAATCGAAGCGGCCCAGAAAACTGGGGCAAAATTCATTGAACTCCACACGGGCAAATATGCTGAAGCGACCAATGCTGACCAGGCACAGCGGGAATTAGAGGCGCTCAAAACAGGTGCAAAACAGGCGATCGCCCTGGGGCTGCGGGTGAATGCAGGCCATGGCTTAACCTATCGTAATGTTTATCCCGTCGCCTGCATTGAGGGGATGGAAGAGCTGAATATTGGGCATACCATCATCAGCCGCGCCGTCTTTGTCGGTTTAGAGCGGGCCGTCCGGGAGATGAAGCTTGCCATGTGGGGACAGTTGTAGGGTATCTTTACTGGGGCAAAACCTTTATAAATTCTGACTATTTAAATATTCAAACGCAATGACAACCTACCATTTCGCCCTCGCCAGCCAAAAATTTCTCTTTGAGGAAGAACCCTTCGAAGAAGTGATCAAAGAGCGTATCCGTCACTATGAAGAACAAGGCAAAGAACGGGATTTCTGGGTGATCAAAGAGCCCGCTTTTATCAACGCCCCCAGCCTCAAGGAAGCCTGCGAAAAAACGCCCAAACCCTGTGTGGCGATCGTCTCGACGAAGAAACAATTTATTACTTGGTTAAAATTACGGTTGGAATACATCTACGTTGGCGAATTTGAAGCGCCTTCTGAGGAAATTCCCGATGCGCTCCAGTCCCTAGCGGCTTAGGCATCACCATTATTCTTTATCCCCTCAATGCCATGGGCAATTTCTGGAAACCCTTTGTTCAGCTCTGCCATGCGGTTTTTATGGGTAGTACCGTGGCGATCGCCTCTGGCACTCCGGTGGTTGCCCAGCGGGGCCTCTCTCTCTGCCAGCCCCCCCGGACTGGGGAGTTTTTGGTGCTGGTCTTTACCCCTTCCCAACCCCTCCAGACAGAGGTACGGAATCAGGTCACCCAAACTCTCCCTAACCAACAGGCGATCGCCTGCGAATACAACGGCAATGTCCTCAGCCGTGTGGGGGGATTTACAACCCTAGAGGCGGCGACCCAATGGAGTGAATACTTTGGGGAGGCGGTGGGTTTGCCGTTAATGGTGATCACCCCGACAGATAGTGATTTATCGGCGGCGGCGGTCTTACCACCGAATGGGATGCCAGCGGCTGCCCAAGCAAATCCCGTACCCCCCAGTGTGGTCGCTGCTACTCCGGCCAGTTTCCAACCGCGACCGCTCCAGGGGGGCTTTGGCCTGTTGGTCGACTATGGTTCTGATTGGGCGATCGCCACCCGCCTCAAAGCTTTAACCAATCAAGCAGTGGGCCTTGTGGTCTATGGCGGGCGGGGTTATTTACTTGCCGCCCAGACAGAGGATGCCACCCAGTTAACCGAGCTGCTCAATCGCCTCAATCAAAATGGCTTGGGGGCGATCGCCGTGCCTGCCGATCAGCTGATTCTCCTCAAAGCCGACATCAATCCCTAAGGTTTCACTTTTTTTAGCAATTCTCCTATGACCACTATCCGCGTCCAAGTTCCTGCAACCACTGCCAACATTGGTGCTGGGTTCGATTGTTTAGGGGCCGCCCTCAGCCTCCATAATCAATTTCAATTCAGCCCTGTGACGCAAGATGAGCCTTTTTTTAGCCTGGAGCTGATGGGTGCGGCTGTGGAAACCCAAAAACTAGAAGCCACGGCGGACAATCTGCTTTATCGGGCCTTTGCGAAAGTTTTCGAAACCATTGGTCAAGCCGTACCCCATGTCAAAATTGCCATTGATTTAAAGGTGCCTTTATCCCGTGGTCTGGGTAGTTCTGCAACGGCGATTGTGGGGGGGCTCGTGGGTGCTAATGCCCTGGCCGGTTCCCCCTTGAGTCAACGGGAAATTATGAATCTGGCTATTGAAATGGAAGGCCATCCCGATAATGTCGTCCCGGCGCTGTTGGGCGGCTGCCAGCTATCGGTGAATCACCAGCAGGATTGGGTAATTTGTCCTTGGGCCTGGCATGAAGGTGTCGTTCCTGTGGTGGCGATTCCTGATTTTGAGCTGTCTACCGAAGCAGCCCGCGCTGTTTTGCCCCAACAGTATGCCCGGGCCCAGGCGATTTTTAATGCCTCGCGCTTGGGTCTATTGCCCCACGGTTTAGCCCAGAACAATTCTGCATATTTAACGGCGGCCCTGGATGACCAAATCCATCAGCCCTACCGCAAGAACCTGATCAAGGGGTATGACCAGGTACAACAGGCGGCGATCGCCGCTGGGGCTTACGGCATGGTAATTAGTGGTGCTGGCCCAACATTATTGGCCCTTGCTGCGTCAGAAAATGCCCCCCAGGTAGCAGCGGCGATGCAAACGGCTTGGGAAATGATCGGCGTGCAGGCGATCGCCCATGTTTTAGAAATCGACCAGCAGGGCACTGTTATTCTCTAGAAAATGGACCATTCCCTCGGCGCTTAATGGTAAACCGCCGGATTAACGCTGTCGGGCCATGGCAATTACAGTTTCTACTGTCAGATTTTTGATATCCCCTAAAGTGGGCAGAGCATTATCTCCGGCATAGATAATTGGCAGTTGGTCATTTTCCCAAACCCAGATCCGTTCTCGCTGAATATCGATCAACCAAGCTAATGCTGTTCCTTGGCCCAAACAGTGCAAGATTTTATGCTGAAGATCGAGGGTGCTCTGGTCAAGGGAGCGAATTTCGATTAGCCAGTCTGGTGCTCCCTGTAGTGGGCCATCTTCTGTCAAGCGCTCTGCTTTGACGACAACAATATCTGGGACAGGCGATGAGGGCGGTACGATACAACGCAGTTCTTGAATCGCTTCGTACTGGGTGGCTTGTTCATTGATAGCATTAACCAAATTGCGCTGGAGACGGGAGTGAAACAGAGATGGCATCGGCTTTTGTTTTGCGGCACCCAAAAGAAATTCCCAGGCGGGAGAAGCTTCGATGTTTTTTTGGCGTAAAAAATCGTCTAGTTCAGTTGCCGTGGGTTGAGAGGTCGGGGCCATGGGATTTAGGTGGGCGATCGCCTTTTATCTGTTTTAAAAATTTAGGAAATGCCCTTAAGAAATTCCTGGGTTTTCTGCCAGAGGGTTTGGACAGATTCCTTGAGTTGCATTTTACGGTCCCATTTCTGAAATTCCGTTTCGTAATCGGTGCCACTGGTTTGCCACAGTCGCCAACTGCGCAGGCTAAAGAACATTCCCCAGCACAACAGCACATACAAAGACCAGGACGGATGTCCAGTATCTAGGGCATCCAGGCCAACCAAAAAGCTATTGATAATGCTGAAGCGGATGACGCGGGTTTTGAGCAGTTGACGGCGATAGAGATTAAACGTTTGCTTTTTGGTGGTTTCTACCTTGAGGTCCAGCCAAGCCTGTTCCGCTGCGACCAGATCCGTTTGGGGAATGCCCAGATCGGCGGCAATTTCTTCGAGCTGGGTGCGGGTCAGTTCGCTCTCGGTGTCCCGGCGGGCGATCGCCAACTGGAGAATAGCTTGGATATCTTCAACTTGGTAAGTCTCTGGCCCTTGGGGTGCGCTCATCTGTGCATTGCAACGGAATGGTTTCTTTCCATTATGCCGAATGATTTTCCTCTGCGACCGGGGCGATCGCCCCATATTCTGCCAAAAGACCTTGGGCCTGCTCCGGCTGGGTATAAATCAATTCCAGCAGGTCATCGACATCCATATTGAGTAACTTGGCATAGAAGCCCACTTCCCCCATCACCCGGCTTTCTCCCTGGCGCAGGTACATCGACAGGCAGTGGTGGGCTTGGGTTTCTACGGCGCGGCCCGTCCGAAAAAAAGCGAGGGCATGGAGCAAACGATCTTCGTAGGGAGCCAGGGGAGGCAAAGCAAAAGGTTCAGGGCGTTTCATCTTAAACTGTGAGCAATATTGCTGATTTTAGAATTTTTGGGCGTAGCGATCGCCCGTGCGACCCAGGGCAAATTTGAGAGAAGTCTCGATCTGGGCATTGCCAAGGGTCAGGAAAATAAAGAACGAAAAGAAGGCCAAACCAGAGGCGATCGCAAAAATCCCCTGATAGCCGACCAACTGGGTGACTGTACCGAGAAATAAACCCGCCAGGGCAATGCCCACATCAAAACCACCGATGCAAATCGAATACACTTTACCCCGTTCTGCGCTAGAGGAGCGATCCGACATCAAGGCAATCATCATCGGGACGAGCGTGCCTGCCCCCAAACCTTCCATCACCCCCGCCATCATGAACCACGAAGTACTAAGGGCATTATTGAGAATTAACATCGTCACCGTATAGCAGAGGAGACTACCGCTGATAAATAGCCCCCTGCCGATCGTATCGGAGGCTCTCCCCACCAAGAGACGGCTGGTAAAGCTAGAAATCGCCGCCGCCCCATAGAAAAGCCCGACATTAAAATCTAAACCCAGATCGCGGATATACAGTGGTAAAAAAGTTACCAAAACACCAAACACTAAGCCGATACAGAGCATAATGAGCGACGGAATATAAAGCCCTTTATGGCGAAATAGCTCCCAATAATCTCGATTTGTCTCCGTCTGGAGGGCTGTCAATGGCTGTTTTGCGGACGCAGGGTCTATTGGCATCGCTTCTTTGGTTTGACTGGCTAACAGCAAGGCCACAACCCCACAAACCCCAGACACCATGAAAATCACTGAATAGGGGACATTGCCCAGAAGGTAACCACCCACCACTGGCCCGATGGACATCCCCAGGGGAATCGCCAAACTCATGTAACTAATCACTTCCCCTCGGTTCCGCTCTGGGGCTAAATCGACGACTAACGCGCTATAGCCCGTCGTAAAAGCCGCAATACTAATGCCATGGAATGCCCGCCAGACCATCATCTGGGGAATCGAGTTCAAGAAAATATATCCCCAGGGGGCGATCGCCACCACCGCAGCACCGATTAAGATCACCCGTTTGCGACCCTGTTCATCCACCATCCGACCGAGGCGAGTCCGGGCCAAAATCAGACCAATGGCAAAGCAGCCCATCACAAAACCCACCTGCTGATCTGTTGCTCCCAAATCCTGAATATAGGCAGGAAGTACCGGCAGAAGACTGGTCATACTCAACCAAAAACCTAGGCCTGCAATAAAGAGAAAAATGAGATTACGCCGGGTATCCGCTTCTAATTGCCCAAAAACTTTCACCGAAATTTACCCTTTCTAATGAGCCCACCTTAATTGTAAAGGAATGTAAATAAAGCCGCCTAAAAGCCCGCCCAGCGAAATGCGCTAGAGTTTTAGACGGTATTTATCGTTGTTGATCCTGAGCCGCTATGGTGCTGTTTAAAGTTCCGCCTGCCTACGCCCTTGCCGAAAATTTGGTCACCACAGAAAGTGTGTATTGGAACCGCCGCAAATTTATCAAGACCCTCCTCGGGGCCGGTGTCGGCATTGGTCTAGCCAGTTGCCAGTCCCAAGATCAGCAGTACAATGCCCTGCGCCAAACCCTCGATTTACCAAAACTGAAGGTCACCACAAACCCCGCCTTTCAGACCATCGGCGATCGCCCAATCACCAAAGAACTTTTTGCGGGTCAATACAATAATTTCTATGAATTTGGTGGCACTAAAGGCATCTGGCAAAACGCCCAGAGTCTCCCCACAAAGCCCTGGCAAGTGGAAGTGGGCGGCCTCGTGAACAACCCGAAAACCTACGATATCGACGACCTGAAAACGCAATTCCCCCTCGAAGAACGCATTTATCGCTTCCGTTGCGTGGAGGCTTGGTCGATGGTGTTACCCTGGATTGGCTTTCCGATGCGCGAATTGATTAAGGCCGTTGAACCCACCGCCCAGGCAAAATTTGTTCGCTTTACCAGCTATTACGACGAAGCGATTACCACCGGTCCCACCTTCCATTTGGGCGGCCTGCCCTGGCCCTACACCGAGGGACTGCGGATCGAAGAAATGAATAATGAACTGGCCTTTTTCGCCCTGGGGATTTACGGCCATGATCTGCCGAAACAGCATGGAGCGCCCCTGCGGATGGTGCTGCCCTGGAAATATGGCTTTAAAGGGGCAAAGTCCATCGTCAAAATTGAATTTCTCGCCGAGCAACCGGCCACCTATTGGAATACGATTGATGGCCATGAGTACAAATTTGAGGCCAATGTGGAGCCGGACGTGCCCCATCCCCGCTGGTCCCAAGCCACCGAAAAATTTATCGGTAATACCCCTGATTTCAGCTGGGAACTGAAGGAAACATTGCCCTACAACGGTTATGGGGAATATGTCGCCAGCCTCTACAGTTAGGCCAAAACGCACCTACCAGGGCAAAATCTCCCCATTGGCATGCCAAAAAGTGCCTGTATTTTCGAGATTGAGTGCCTGAATGCGGGCTAACAACCCTTGCACAGCGATCGCCGGGCTAATGGCATCTTCGCGAAAATTGATCATCCGCGTTTTTACAAGACCAGGATGGAGAATGCCCACGGCAATGCCCCGGGGCCTCAGGTCGATCGCCAGAGATTTTCCGGTCATGGACAGGGCGACTTTCGACATTCGGTAGCCGTAGGAACCGCCGGAGGTGTTGTCCTCAATGGAACCCATGCGACTGGTCATCAAGATCACCTTAGAGCCGGCTTGCAGATTTGGTAAAAGGGATTGGGTAAAACGCAATGGGGCGATCGCATTCACTTCAAATTGACGACGGATGCTATCGCAATCTAAGTTTTCTAAATCAACTCGCTCTAAAATGCCGGCATTGTTAATCAGCACATCAATCATTTCCCCCTGAAGCGCTTGGGTCAGGCGTTGTACTGCATCAGGATTTGTCAGATCCACATCGCTTTTAACCGTGATGCCCAGTTGCAACAGTTCCTCGGAAGGGGTGCGACAAACGGCAATGACCCGATCGCCTTGGGCTTGAAGTTGGCGGCAATATTCCAAGCCGATCCCTCGATTGGCCCCAGTGATCAGATAGGTTTTCATCTTGCTTTATGCTTGTTTTGAGACAACGATTTGCAGTGTGGCAAGCTTCACCAAGAAAGTCAAATTTAGAGCTGCATTATTCATAGCCGAGGGAAATCTGCCCAGGGGGAATTTTGATAATGCTGCTGGCCCCGGGCGCAACAAGTTTCAGTAAAAGTTCTCCTTTCTCGTTCACCCCAGTAATGACCCCTTGATGGTCTTCGTAGGTTATGGTTTCGCCCAAATTTTTG
The nucleotide sequence above comes from [Synechococcus] sp. NIES-970. Encoded proteins:
- the pdxJ gene encoding pyridoxal phosphate biosynthetic protein PdxJ, translated to MTSPNSRLTLGVNIDHVATIRQARRTVEPDPVTAAALAELGGADGITVHLREDRRHIQDRDVQILRQTVQSHLNLEMAPTNEMVAIALDIKPDYVTLVPEKREEITTEGGIDIVGNFARFQAVTAQLQGAGIPVSWFIDAELDQIEAAQKTGAKFIELHTGKYAEATNADQAQRELEALKTGAKQAIALGLRVNAGHGLTYRNVYPVACIEGMEELNIGHTIISRAVFVGLERAVREMKLAMWGQL
- a CDS encoding hypothetical protein (conserved hypothetical protein) — protein: MTTYHFALASQKFLFEEEPFEEVIKERIRHYEEQGKERDFWVIKEPAFINAPSLKEACEKTPKPCVAIVSTKKQFITWLKLRLEYIYVGEFEAPSEEIPDALQSLAA
- a CDS encoding hypothetical protein (conserved hypothetical protein) — its product is MGNFWKPFVQLCHAVFMGSTVAIASGTPVVAQRGLSLCQPPRTGEFLVLVFTPSQPLQTEVRNQVTQTLPNQQAIACEYNGNVLSRVGGFTTLEAATQWSEYFGEAVGLPLMVITPTDSDLSAAAVLPPNGMPAAAQANPVPPSVVAATPASFQPRPLQGGFGLLVDYGSDWAIATRLKALTNQAVGLVVYGGRGYLLAAQTEDATQLTELLNRLNQNGLGAIAVPADQLILLKADINP
- the thrB gene encoding homoserine kinase, with product MTTIRVQVPATTANIGAGFDCLGAALSLHNQFQFSPVTQDEPFFSLELMGAAVETQKLEATADNLLYRAFAKVFETIGQAVPHVKIAIDLKVPLSRGLGSSATAIVGGLVGANALAGSPLSQREIMNLAIEMEGHPDNVVPALLGGCQLSVNHQQDWVICPWAWHEGVVPVVAIPDFELSTEAARAVLPQQYARAQAIFNASRLGLLPHGLAQNNSAYLTAALDDQIHQPYRKNLIKGYDQVQQAAIAAGAYGMVISGAGPTLLALAASENAPQVAAAMQTAWEMIGVQAIAHVLEIDQQGTVIL
- a CDS encoding hypothetical protein (protein of unknown function (DUF820) family), with translation MAPTSQPTATELDDFLRQKNIEASPAWEFLLGAAKQKPMPSLFHSRLQRNLVNAINEQATQYEAIQELRCIVPPSSPVPDIVVVKAERLTEDGPLQGAPDWLIEIRSLDQSTLDLQHKILHCLGQGTALAWLIDIQRERIWVWENDQLPIIYAGDNALPTLGDIKNLTVETVIAMARQR
- a CDS encoding hypothetical protein (conserved hypothetical protein); the encoded protein is MSAPQGPETYQVEDIQAILQLAIARRDTESELTRTQLEEIAADLGIPQTDLVAAEQAWLDLKVETTKKQTFNLYRRQLLKTRVIRFSIINSFLVGLDALDTGHPSWSLYVLLCWGMFFSLRSWRLWQTSGTDYETEFQKWDRKMQLKESVQTLWQKTQEFLKGIS
- a CDS encoding transporter, major facilitator superfamily, coding for MKVFGQLEADTRRNLIFLFIAGLGFWLSMTSLLPVLPAYIQDLGATDQQVGFVMGCFAIGLILARTRLGRMVDEQGRKRVILIGAAVVAIAPWGYIFLNSIPQMMVWRAFHGISIAAFTTGYSALVVDLAPERNRGEVISYMSLAIPLGMSIGPVVGGYLLGNVPYSVIFMVSGVCGVVALLLASQTKEAMPIDPASAKQPLTALQTETNRDYWELFRHKGLYIPSLIMLCIGLVFGVLVTFLPLYIRDLGLDFNVGLFYGAAAISSFTSRLLVGRASDTIGRGLFISGSLLCYTVTMLILNNALSTSWFMMAGVMEGLGAGTLVPMMIALMSDRSSSAERGKVYSICIGGFDVGIALAGLFLGTVTQLVGYQGIFAIASGLAFFSFFIFLTLGNAQIETSLKFALGRTGDRYAQKF
- a CDS encoding oxidoreductase with molybdopterin binding domain protein, coding for MVLFKVPPAYALAENLVTTESVYWNRRKFIKTLLGAGVGIGLASCQSQDQQYNALRQTLDLPKLKVTTNPAFQTIGDRPITKELFAGQYNNFYEFGGTKGIWQNAQSLPTKPWQVEVGGLVNNPKTYDIDDLKTQFPLEERIYRFRCVEAWSMVLPWIGFPMRELIKAVEPTAQAKFVRFTSYYDEAITTGPTFHLGGLPWPYTEGLRIEEMNNELAFFALGIYGHDLPKQHGAPLRMVLPWKYGFKGAKSIVKIEFLAEQPATYWNTIDGHEYKFEANVEPDVPHPRWSQATEKFIGNTPDFSWELKETLPYNGYGEYVASLYS
- a CDS encoding short-chain dehydrogenase/reductase (SDR) superfamily protein; protein product: MKTYLITGANRGIGLEYCRQLQAQGDRVIAVCRTPSEELLQLGITVKSDVDLTNPDAVQRLTQALQGEMIDVLINNAGILERVDLENLDCDSIRRQFEVNAIAPLRFTQSLLPNLQAGSKVILMTSRMGSIEDNTSGGSYGYRMSKVALSMTGKSLAIDLRPRGIAVGILHPGLVKTRMINFREDAISPAIAVQGLLARIQALNLENTGTFWHANGEILPW